In the Candidatus Tanganyikabacteria bacterium genome, one interval contains:
- a CDS encoding FAD-dependent oxidoreductase has protein sequence MSLRDFDLLVLGHETEGALAAVAAGRAGARAGIVLPPGRMLGGLLTEGGLAYVDRDSRHLRPPAESPDDGLFGEFLARAGVPLVALDPARGEQALRAMVAEAGATILPGSWDGPRIEGDRVAAVRVAGEEIGAGFFLDATPDGDFLEALGEPFAAGFGEYGIDRVLGVSPLPVLRGVTPARILATCEALAGDPDLGALKDRIFGERRFLDLEAGADYVLVGPPYLALAYQRWREANGLSFPVPFEADGFNVAVLGPDVTSWNGLIYFETDPATLLAWSRGGAGDLFRREVAHFGEFARTLWPGATAEMPRHGLYVRQTRHALGTRLRLSLGMIAAGEPVRSVGTFCYYPDFRGFRVTPTAGPLVARVALDAGLARRHINVGIASRAGGYTPPAHSLCRLVQYNATLGAALGAGAAVGFETAAIRAELARQHALADDQAGLADTPRVAGRLHEDPLLALERRLAIS, from the coding sequence GTGAGCCTGCGCGACTTCGACCTGCTCGTCCTCGGCCACGAGACCGAGGGCGCGCTGGCGGCCGTCGCGGCCGGCCGGGCGGGGGCGCGAGCCGGGATTGTCCTGCCGCCCGGGCGGATGCTCGGCGGCCTGCTGACCGAGGGTGGACTGGCCTACGTGGACCGGGACTCGCGGCACCTGCGGCCTCCCGCCGAGTCGCCCGACGACGGCCTGTTCGGCGAGTTCCTCGCACGAGCCGGGGTGCCGCTGGTAGCCCTGGATCCCGCGCGGGGCGAGCAAGCGCTGCGCGCGATGGTGGCGGAGGCCGGCGCGACGATCCTGCCCGGGTCGTGGGACGGTCCCAGGATCGAGGGCGATCGGGTGGCCGCGGTGCGGGTCGCCGGCGAGGAGATCGGGGCGGGCTTCTTCCTGGATGCCACGCCCGACGGCGATTTCCTCGAGGCGCTTGGCGAACCGTTCGCCGCGGGGTTCGGGGAGTACGGCATCGACCGCGTGCTCGGCGTAAGCCCGTTGCCGGTGCTGCGCGGCGTGACGCCCGCGCGGATTCTCGCCACCTGCGAGGCGCTGGCCGGGGATCCCGACCTCGGGGCGCTCAAGGACCGGATCTTCGGGGAGCGGCGCTTTCTTGACCTTGAGGCCGGCGCCGACTACGTCCTCGTCGGGCCGCCGTACCTGGCGCTGGCCTACCAGCGCTGGCGCGAGGCGAACGGCCTTTCGTTTCCGGTCCCGTTCGAGGCCGACGGCTTCAACGTCGCGGTGCTGGGCCCCGACGTCACGAGCTGGAACGGCCTCATCTACTTCGAGACCGATCCCGCGACGCTCCTGGCCTGGTCGCGCGGCGGCGCGGGCGACCTTTTCCGGCGGGAAGTCGCCCACTTCGGGGAGTTCGCCCGCACACTCTGGCCGGGTGCCACGGCGGAGATGCCGCGCCACGGGCTCTACGTGCGCCAGACCCGGCACGCGCTGGGTACACGGCTGCGGCTGTCGCTCGGCATGATCGCCGCCGGCGAGCCGGTGCGCTCGGTCGGGACCTTCTGCTACTACCCGGATTTCCGGGGCTTCCGGGTGACGCCCACCGCGGGCCCACTCGTCGCGCGGGTGGCCCTCGACGCGGGCCTGGCGCGGCGGCATATCAACGTCGGTATCGCCTCGCGGGCCGGAGGTTACACGCCGCCCGCCCATTCGCTCTGCCGCCTGGTGCAGTACAACGCCACGCTCGGGGCGGCGCTGGGCGCCGGGGCGGCCGTCGGGTTCGAAACGGCCGCCATCCGGGCCGAACTGGCTCGCCAGCACGCCCTGGCCGACGACCAGGCCGGCCTGGCGGATACGCCGCGGGTGGCCGGGCGATTGCACGAGGATCCGCTGCTGGCGCTGGAAAGAAGGCTCGCGATCTCGTAA